A genomic stretch from Macaca nemestrina isolate mMacNem1 chromosome 16, mMacNem.hap1, whole genome shotgun sequence includes:
- the LOC105485970 gene encoding testis-expressed protein 26 isoform X3, with amino-acid sequence MKEVNKALSNQFISLTKRDFVDRSKAQKIKKSSHLSLECDKLLPRPPDTEFRRNYQIPAKIPELQDFSFKYGCYSSLPVASQGLVPSVLHSFLRNQEHTKKQTTYQSDYDKTYPDFLMLLNSFTSSQVKEYLQSVSYKDRQIIDRFIRTHCDTNKEKK; translated from the exons ATGAAAGAAGTTAACAAGGCACTATCAAATCAGTTTATTTCCCTTACTAAGAGAGACTTTGTGGACAGATCGAAAG CTCAAAAGATTAAGAAAAGTTCTCACTTGTCTCTGGAATGTGACAAGTTACTTCCTCGACCTCCAGACACCGAATTCCGAAGGAATTACCAAATTCCAGCTAAAATTCCTGAGCTTCAGGATTTCAGTTTCAAATACGGATGCTACTCAAGCTTGCCCGTTGCTTCTCAGGGTCTAG TGCCTTCTGTGCTGCACAGCTTCCTGAGGAACCAAGAGCACACAAAGAAACAGACCACGTACCAAAGTGACTACGACAAAACCTACCCAGATTTCTTAATGCTTTTAAACTCATTTACTTCCTCTCAAGTCAAAGAGTACCTCCAGAGTGTTTCTTACAAAG ATAGACAAATTATTGATCGCTTTATTCGTACTCACTGTGAcactaacaaagagaagaaatga